The sequence ATAACCAGCCCGCCCGGGAAACCTTGCAGGAGTTTTCAAAGATGCTGCGCTACCAGTTATATGAATGTGACAAGGCGGCTATTGAAATAGAACAGGAGCTTTGGTTCCTGCAATCCTATATTGAACTGCAAAAAGAACGGATGAACAGCAACTACCGCATCTCCTGTAAAGGGTTTGAGGATGTGACGGGATTGACGATCACCCCTTTTTTATTGTTGCCGATTGTGGAGAATTGTTTTAAACATGTATCGCAATGGACGGACCGGGAAAATGAAATTTGTATTGAATGCGCGCAGCAAAAAAACACCTTCCTGCTGGTCGCCTCCAACAGCATGCAGGATACCAATGGTCATCACCACGGTGGTATTGGTTTGAAGAACATTCAAAAACGGCTGGAGCTCATTTATCCCGGCGCGCATCAACTGACCATCCGGCAAACCAGCGAACGGTTTGAACTGTCCCTGCAACTTCAACTGTCATGAAACTGCGTTGTATCATAGTAGACGATGAACCTTTTGCCCGCCATGGACTGGCAGAGGATATCCGTACCATTGACTTCATGGAAGTGACCGGTATTGCCGAAAGCGCTCTGCAGGCCATGGAACTGCTGGTAAAGCAAACGCCCGACCTGATCTTCCTGGATATAGAGATGCCCAAACTAAATGGGTTTGACCTGCTGCGTACGCTGGAGCAACCGCCCATGATCATTCTCACCACAGCGTATGCCCATTACGCCCCGGAAAGTTATGACCTGGGTGTCATTGATTACTTACTGAAACCTATTTCCTTTAATCGCTTGCTGAAAGCATGTCATAAAGCGAAAGACTATTATACGCTGATTCGTGGGGACACGAACCAGGGCAGCCTGGCAGGATCAGGTGTAAACGATTATTTCTTTGTGAAATGCAATGGCCGGCAGGAAAAGATATGCTTACAGGAGCTGCTGTATATTGAAGCTGCCGATAACTACATCTTTATCCATACTACAAGCAAAAAGCTGCTGGTATACCATACCCTGAAAAACATGGAGGAATACCTGCCGGCCAACCGCTTTATAAAAGTGCACAAATCATTTATTGTTGCCTTTGATAAGGTAGACAGCCTGGAAGGAAACCAATTATTTATCGGGGAGCGCACCATACCAGTAGGCAGAAACTTCCGGGATGCACTGGCCGAACGGGTGGCCAAGAATAAATTGCCGGGAGCGCGAAAATAGGGAGCTGTGTTTAATGGTAGGTTTTATCCCATTCCCGCCATAGAGGCTATGAAATAGTTTGAAGCATATACACCCAGTAAGATAAATAAAATGTCTTGCGGTTTTTCGTCGTATGTGATGTCATAATTATATTGGAACTTACTCCAATTAAATTTGGGGTCAAACTGAATTAGCTTTTCTTCGTCTCTATTTTCAATGATGAATTTGTTATTAAAAATACCTGTTGCTTTTAAAACAAATTCTTCTCCGTCCTGAAATATAAATACAATTTGTCCACGCCAATTCATTTTTAAGTTTGCTATTTCTGCTCCGTTTTTTGTCACGGTAATGCTTGTTCCAAAAATTCCAATTGGTGCAATTTTATATAGTTCTGAATTTGTCAGCCTAATTTCAGCTTTATGGGAAAATAAGTTTTGATAAATCAGTTCGCCTAACAATTGTCCGTTGTCTGTTAATTGAAAGGTCTTTTTATTTGTCGATTTTGCTTCCATTTTGTGCTGTTTTTAAGGTTAACGTTTTAACTCGGCAGGGTCGTTCTGTACGGTGACTGCTATGCTGAAATATCTTTAATTCCCCAGTTTATTAGCCAGCCGTAGCGCCAATGCTACCAGTGTGCGGACGGGATTGGCGGCTGAACTGAAAGGCATTACCGACATATCACATACATACAGGTTGGAAGTGCCGTGCACACTCAGGTCTTCATCTACTACAGAGCCGGCAGCAAAGGGCGCATCGAGCCGGGGCCTGTAAGGCATGCGCAGGCTGCCGGCTGCATGATGCACGGTGCCATAGCCGAAGCCATTACCGTGTTTATTGAAAACACTTTCTTCTCCGTCTTTCATTATTGGCCGGGCTGCTTGGCCGTTGTGGCTGAACTGCGTAAAAAGCTGGATAGCTACTGCATTCATCAGGTCGAATATCTCCTTGTTACTTTTGTTCCATCCTGCCAGCGCGGGAAAGCGTGCTTGCGACAGGTAGTCGGCCCAATGCTGGTTCCTGAACTTTATCTCCGGTATATACCCAAAAGGTGGCGGTGGCAGGATGCGGTTGTTGTCATCGAGGCAGTTGCCGTAGCTGATCTTGATGTCCATCCTGGAGACGCCATCCGTTTGGATAGGTGTTCCTGGTGCACTGGGATCATTCTCGCGCAGATGCCAGTATTCGTGGTTGATATTCACTTCCACATTGAATGGATAACGGACCTGATTTTGCCCGTCGCGCCGCCCGCGGGAATACAAGATGATCTTGGCATGTACATCTTTGGGAATGGCCAGGCCATCAATATGATCGATCAGGCTGGTCAGTTCATGCGAAGTGGGATGGTCGGTAAGCCCTACGCCTACCAGTTCACGTGTGGCAGATGGCAATGTGGTGAACAGGCTGGAAGAGCGGCGCAGCAGTTTGGGACTTTCGATGGAACCGCCTGCCAGCACCACGGTAGGAGCATAAAAAGTGCGGAAGCTGCCATCCAGTGTGTGGCTGGTAATAAGCTGGTAGCCGCCACCGGGAGCGCGTTGTACGTCTTCCACAAAATGATTCAGCAACAATTGCAGGCCAGGTCCTTTGCCCTGGTTTTCGTGCGAGATCAGTCCGGCCTGGTTGATCAGCAGTTCGGCTGTATTGAATACGCCGGTTGGTTCTGTATAGAACCGGTCTTTCGGCGTGCCGTCGGCGGCCAGGTAGGGTTGGTGCAATGCACGGGGTGTTTCCCGGATGATGAAATCGTCCTTGAGCGGACTGTTGTTGAGCTTTGCCACAATTTGGCTGGCCACCGTACCCATGGATACGGATTCGTTCATCTTGATGCCTGCTTCCTGCAGCAGGTTATTGGCCAGGTCGTTCCGTACGGCGGCTGGAAAGAAGTCCAATTCCCAGGGCTGTATGGTGGGTATCAGTCCCGACCAGAAGACTGAGCGTCCGCCCAGGTTGAGTTGTGGCTTTTCGCCGATATATTCGGGATGCGACTGGTCCTGCCCGTGTTGCCAGAAGGTATCACAGGCAAAATGCTTCGCCAGCCGGCTGTTGGGAAAGCGGCAGATATTGTACACGTGCGTGGGGTAGATGAAGGAGCCGGCTTCCAGTACCAGGATGCGCCTGGGCGTGCCCAGCCGGTCGGCCAGTTCATCGGCCAATACGCCGCCCCCGATACCGGAGCCAATGATGATGATATCAAACCGGGTATTGTCGCCGGTATATTGCGGGAAAAAACGGGTATGCGCAGGACCCGAAGCGGATACAAAATTGGCGTAGGTAAATGGCGTGAAGCTCATAAGCGAAGGTTTGACTTTGAGGAGTTAATGACTTTTGTGAGCTTTATTCGTCAAGTATAAACAGATGCTATAAGTCACTATATGTCTGCAGTTTTAATGTCCATCTCTACTTGCCGTAATGTTTTTGTTGGTAGTAGTTTGTGCCGAAAAGTAATTTAGAATATCTTGCATGAATCGGTCACTTTCAAACCATTTAGCATAATTGTAACTTTGGTAAGTGGTTACTTCGCCAGTGCGTTTATTTGTTCTCGTTTTGGTTTCTGCTATATTGTCTCTATAGTGTTCTAAAAAAACTTCCCAGTTTTCATTTACTATTTTATAGGAATTGTCAGCAATTTCTTTATATTTTTGAAGGTTCGTTGGTTTGAATAAAACCGTCATAACGTAAACTTTTGCATAAGTTGATATATCTACACGCTGAGTTGGCTGTTTAGTTTCATTGAGTCTTCGAAAGCACAAATAGCCAAAAAAAGCATTGTCAGCTTTATCGCTGTCTGTTAAGGCTTGAAAGGAGATGCCCTGTTTAAGAAATAATTTTTTTTCACGAGCCTTAGTAATACGGCCATTTGAGCAATAAAACATTCTAAAGAATAGATTTCTTTCCATCACGGAATCTGATGGAATATAACCATTAAAAATGCCATCTGCAAATTCACCTCTTTTTCGTTCATAGAGCAATCCGTATTTATCGAATAAGAACTTCTGAATTTGAACCTGAAGTTTTTCATTTGCCATTTTATCAGCATTAATTACTGGTGTTTGCTTATTCGTCGCTTCTGAGATATCGTTGATTAAGTCTAATTTGCTTTCATGTTGTTTATTGTTAAGAAGAGTTATTACTTTTAAAAGAACTTCTTTGTTTTTGAAAACAGATTCAACATCTTTAGTAATGTTTTCTTCATAGATGCGGCTCAATGTATATGAGGTCTGTCCACCATTTATAATTTGAGGATTTTTTACTATTAACTGTGCTTTGTTCTTTTGTCCAATTTTCTCATTGATATAAGTTTCATCTGATAGCATAGTAATCCCATTGTTGAATAGTGCAAATTCATTCGTTTCTTTTTCTATAATTGTTTCTCTAATTGCATTATTTACATGTTTACCCTCATGGCCCAAATAGCTTCTTGGATTGTATTTTAGAATAGAATTTTTATATTTATACATTATTCTCCCTAATTCAATTGTAGGAACAAACAAAACTGTTATTTCACATTCTCCTTTTTTGGTTTGAACTGTATAGCTTATTTTGCTGCCTGCGTTTTTATTGCTTAAATCAATGTTTATGTTTAAGTCAGTTGCGTTGAAGAAGGTTCCTGTGATTACGGGGAATACTAATTTATCATAACATTGCTCGTAGTTGAAAATTTCTGTGGCAAAACCTCCTGTTAATTTCCGCAAATCACTTGGTTTTATATTAGACAAGTTTGCTAATATTATTACTTGATTTGAATATCTAGCTATGTTTTCAGTTGTAGATATTTCCCGTTGTAGCTGTTTTATCTTGCCATTATATTCCTTGCCAGTTTCATCTTGTTCTTCTCCATCAAGAATTCGATTGACATCCATTACTAAAACTTCCTCTAAGGCAATTTCTTTTGTTTCAAAATTACTTCCATTAGTTCTGAATTTTGATTGTATAAAGTACGCAGTTCTGTTTTCTTTGTTAATAAAGTACCCGTCAATGCCGCCATCATAGCTGCCATCTGTGACAAAATGTTCTCTTTCTATGAAGTCGAGAAGGCCAAAGCTTACTTTAAGATATAAGTGAATAAAAGCTCTAGAACGAGCTTGATTTTGTTCCTCAGAGTTTTTAAACTTTTTTGGGTATTTACTGCTCATAGAAGCAGGTGCTTCTTTAATAATTGTGTCCAGAATATTGATTAGAGTTTCAAACTTTGTCATAAAATTATTATCAACGGACAAGCCTCTCTAGAGTATTAGTTTGCTTATTATACCAACTACTAATTAAATCGGCCTGCTTTAATGGTATAAGATGTTTTATAAGTTCAGGACAGATCGTTTCATCTTTATTCGAGTATGAAAAAAACGTTTATTGTTAGTTCAGACTTCATATGAGTTGAAGTCTGCATGCAATATCAGATTGTAGCGGAATCGTCTCCCTATTCCGATATTACAAAAAAACACCCAATGCACTGATTTTGCATGAAGCGTGGCAGGTATAGTTATTATTCTAACAACAAAATGGTGTTTCTGTACTAAAAGCAATTCATATTTATTATTTTATGCTTTGATATTCACCTATAGTAATACCCACATGCTTTCCTATGCCTCTTCTCCACCGCCTCCTTAACCGCTACAGTATCAATCTTATGTGTACACCTGCGTAATCCCTGGCAGAGTCGGTTGTGATACGCATAACTGGTGCCCGACCGGCAGATGTATACTTTAGGTTCAGACACGCAACTGAACCACACCACCGCAAGGATAAGCAGTGTCTTCATGGGAGTAGGGGAGTTTATCCTATAACTGTAGCCAGGCCGTACAGATTGCCCCGGGCGCCCGGGAATGTGCAAAATCTTAGCTTAAGTCAAACTTTGCCGTTAGGAAGTCGCCGGTAAGGTGGCAAGGTGATAAGTTTTGATCCTCTCCGTCCATTAAATCCTTTTAATCCCGGTACAAACGGTCCAAACAAATGCAACGTTCGTAACTCATTCCTTGTCAATGGCCTGTAATCAACACCCAAACACTGTATTCTATATGCGCTTTACTCATCCCTGCCTCGTATTTTTAGTCTGTACCCTTACTTTTGTAGCCTGCTCAAAAAATAAAGACAATCCCAAGCCCGAAAAGCAGCCTCTCCGGCTATGGGCCGGACAGGATACTGTCATCGCTCTCACCGGTACCGGCCAGTACACCGCCATGTCAGACAGTACACAGGTGGCGCAGGTGACCGTTCAAAACGACAGCCTGCACATCACTACCAGCTACCCCGGCCCCGCCACCATCCATATTACCGGGCCGGATAACCGTACTACCGACCTGAAGCTGGTAGCCAACTCTGTGATAGGCACCTGGAACAGCGTGAAAGGGGGGACAGGCGGGTGGACAAGCATTGAGGTACAATGCAGTGATCCTGCATTGGCCGCCAGCCTGCAGGAACAATTGTCTGAAAAGGAGATGAAGCCGGAAAGCATCCGTGCCCTTGCCTTCCGGGACTATGCCGATCTCGCTTTCCAGGAAATAAGGACTGACAACATCAGAAGACAGGGCACCTTTTCTTTCCATGATCTTACCCTTACCTTAACCGAAGGCAGTACCGTGGAAGTATACCGGCTGATCCCTTTCACACTAAGCAGGTTTGCGCTTGAACAGGACCTTACTGCGCAATTCCAGGCCATTCATCCGGGGAAAGGTATTACCAAGGTTACCCGCACCCGTTACTACACAGTTGCGGAAATACCGGGATAGCCGGATAGGAGCAGCTTGTTCATGACCTGCTCCACCTGCTCTTCCGTGGTATAATCTCCTCTTAGTTGCAGTACCGGGCAACTCAATTGTTGCATCCACTGTTCATGAGCCTGCAAGGTCCTGTTGGCTATGCCGGTACCAGGGTCATAATCTGCTGCCCAGGCAAGGAAGTCCTCATATTGTTGCTTCCGGCC comes from Paraflavitalea devenefica and encodes:
- a CDS encoding GMC oxidoreductase, whose product is MSFTPFTYANFVSASGPAHTRFFPQYTGDNTRFDIIIIGSGIGGGVLADELADRLGTPRRILVLEAGSFIYPTHVYNICRFPNSRLAKHFACDTFWQHGQDQSHPEYIGEKPQLNLGGRSVFWSGLIPTIQPWELDFFPAAVRNDLANNLLQEAGIKMNESVSMGTVASQIVAKLNNSPLKDDFIIRETPRALHQPYLAADGTPKDRFYTEPTGVFNTAELLINQAGLISHENQGKGPGLQLLLNHFVEDVQRAPGGGYQLITSHTLDGSFRTFYAPTVVLAGGSIESPKLLRRSSSLFTTLPSATRELVGVGLTDHPTSHELTSLIDHIDGLAIPKDVHAKIILYSRGRRDGQNQVRYPFNVEVNINHEYWHLRENDPSAPGTPIQTDGVSRMDIKISYGNCLDDNNRILPPPPFGYIPEIKFRNQHWADYLSQARFPALAGWNKSNKEIFDLMNAVAIQLFTQFSHNGQAARPIMKDGEESVFNKHGNGFGYGTVHHAAGSLRMPYRPRLDAPFAAGSVVDEDLSVHGTSNLYVCDMSVMPFSSAANPVRTLVALALRLANKLGN
- a CDS encoding LytR/AlgR family response regulator transcription factor, with translation MKLRCIIVDDEPFARHGLAEDIRTIDFMEVTGIAESALQAMELLVKQTPDLIFLDIEMPKLNGFDLLRTLEQPPMIILTTAYAHYAPESYDLGVIDYLLKPISFNRLLKACHKAKDYYTLIRGDTNQGSLAGSGVNDYFFVKCNGRQEKICLQELLYIEAADNYIFIHTTSKKLLVYHTLKNMEEYLPANRFIKVHKSFIVAFDKVDSLEGNQLFIGERTIPVGRNFRDALAERVAKNKLPGARK
- a CDS encoding AIPR family protein — encoded protein: MTKFETLINILDTIIKEAPASMSSKYPKKFKNSEEQNQARSRAFIHLYLKVSFGLLDFIEREHFVTDGSYDGGIDGYFINKENRTAYFIQSKFRTNGSNFETKEIALEEVLVMDVNRILDGEEQDETGKEYNGKIKQLQREISTTENIARYSNQVIILANLSNIKPSDLRKLTGGFATEIFNYEQCYDKLVFPVITGTFFNATDLNINIDLSNKNAGSKISYTVQTKKGECEITVLFVPTIELGRIMYKYKNSILKYNPRSYLGHEGKHVNNAIRETIIEKETNEFALFNNGITMLSDETYINEKIGQKNKAQLIVKNPQIINGGQTSYTLSRIYEENITKDVESVFKNKEVLLKVITLLNNKQHESKLDLINDISEATNKQTPVINADKMANEKLQVQIQKFLFDKYGLLYERKRGEFADGIFNGYIPSDSVMERNLFFRMFYCSNGRITKAREKKLFLKQGISFQALTDSDKADNAFFGYLCFRRLNETKQPTQRVDISTYAKVYVMTVLFKPTNLQKYKEIADNSYKIVNENWEVFLEHYRDNIAETKTRTNKRTGEVTTYQSYNYAKWFESDRFMQDILNYFSAQTTTNKNITASRDGH